One Thioclava sp. ES.031 genomic window, CGATCTTGTGCATCTCCCCGCAGCCACAAGGACATTGCAAACTGTCCGGCTCGATCACGCGCTCGATGCGCGGCAGGTCCTTGGGCAGGTTGCCTCGATTGCGCCGGGCTGCACGCCGGGGTCGGCTCTCGGACGGCGCTTGCGTCTCCCGCTTCTCCTCGGCTTCGGCGACCGCAATCTCGAGATCCTCGAACGCCAGCTGCCGGTCATCTTCGCTGAGCTTCTCGGACCGTTTGCCGTGGACTGCCTGGTTGAGTTCGGCGACCAGATGCTCGAGGCGCTTGATGATCTCCTTGAGGCTGACCCTCTCACCTTTGAGCTCCTCATGCTCGCGCAGCAGCGCGGCGACAGCTTCGCGCTGCGCCTCGGGGATTGCGGACAGGTCAATGATCGCGGTGGATGGCATGGCCGGAGGCTACCCCGAAGCCGCCTCGAAGGCCCGCCTTTTCTCGTGCCTGATTCACTCTGCCGCAGCCGGGCGGCGGATCTCCAGCGCCTTCACCTTGCGCCAGTCGAGCCCGGCGAACAGGGCCTCGAACTGCGCCCGGTTCAAAGTCATCACGCCGTCCCGAACCGCCGGCCAAGTGAAGGAACTCTCCTCAAGCCGCTTGTAGGCCATCACCAGCCCGGTGCCGTCCCAGAAGAGTATCTTCAGCCTGTCTGCACGCTTCGCCCGGAACAAAAACACGGTGCCAGTGAACGGATCCTCCTTCAGGACCGATGCGACCTGCGCGGCGAGACCGTCGTGGCCTTTCCTGAAGTCGACCGGCTGGGTCGCCACGAGGATACGGACGGTGTGGGACGGCATCATCACGAGGACGACCCGAGCGCATGGACGATCTCGGCAATCCGCACTGCCGGGGTGTCGGCGGCAAGCGCGATCGTCACGTCACCGAAGACGAGACGCAGACTGTCGTCCGACCGCCCCGAGGGCTGCGGCGCCTGCGGGGGCTTCGGCTCGCACAGGACAACCGGCGCGAAGGCCGTCGGCTCATCCGACATCTCGGCGGCGGGCAGGACCAGCTTGCCCTCTTTGGCCAGGCATCGCCACGCCGACAACTGGTTCGGCTTCATCCCGTAACGCGCCGCCACGGCGTTGACCGTCGCGCCCGGCTCAAGTGTCTCCGCGACAGCCTG contains:
- a CDS encoding transposase, giving the protein MGVRFAMDAQTAFLRSLGVEIFESGHRRWPEKVKAQAVAETLEPGATVNAVAARYGMKPNQLSAWRCLAKEGKLVLPAAEMSDEPTAFAPVVLCEPKPPQAPQPSGRSDDSLRLVFGDVTIALAADTPAVRIAEIVHALGSSS
- the tnpB gene encoding IS66 family insertion sequence element accessory protein TnpB (TnpB, as the term is used for proteins encoded by IS66 family insertion elements, is considered an accessory protein, since TnpC, encoded by a neighboring gene, is a DDE family transposase.); this translates as MMPSHTVRILVATQPVDFRKGHDGLAAQVASVLKEDPFTGTVFLFRAKRADRLKILFWDGTGLVMAYKRLEESSFTWPAVRDGVMTLNRAQFEALFAGLDWRKVKALEIRRPAAAE